One genomic segment of Mesoterricola silvestris includes these proteins:
- a CDS encoding Gfo/Idh/MocA family oxidoreductase — translation MKPLSNIILIGLGPHAKRIYFPFIEMIANDWNLNLAVVVDLEACRTDMEAYLHGRALRPKLITIKEKQQTYDELNPEVRILMDTLVEQERIDIVIIASEPLTHVMYAKWALANGLSVLMDKPVSTHTDISTEGHLARQLVQDYEDLSTLYERARQANPRLCFAMMVQRRYQTSFNLIRDRLQDCFAQTNCPVTNIQSFHSDGQWRMPTEMVDQLYHPYMQGYGKCSHSGYHYFDIVPFLLEAAASPEKNVDNMDVYSNFVRPNDFMAQLTTADHEKLFGSENFGMYNKYSDDQFATLASKFGEVDAFCNLSFKKGRRVITVASINLCHNGFSTRDWVTAEGRDLYQGNGRVGHEAHVIQQGPFQTLHFHSYKSKENVANARQAGGKEHLEIFIFRNHKMIGGLPVEKLDLDAIQALEQPLSDMRDKAKAKVIMDFLRAHRGEVPQEELCTDFRRSRPAVRIAAAIYESAAAAFHGSNQIINAPFCLEPIAPIRKPNK, via the coding sequence TTGAAACCACTTTCAAACATTATACTAATTGGGCTAGGACCACACGCCAAACGCATTTATTTTCCATTTATCGAGATGATCGCAAATGATTGGAATCTCAATCTGGCCGTAGTGGTGGACCTGGAGGCCTGCCGCACAGACATGGAAGCCTATTTGCACGGCCGTGCCCTTCGGCCAAAACTGATCACAATCAAAGAGAAGCAGCAGACCTATGATGAACTAAATCCAGAGGTCCGCATTCTCATGGACACGCTGGTCGAGCAGGAGCGCATCGATATCGTCATTATTGCATCCGAACCTTTGACTCATGTCATGTATGCCAAATGGGCATTGGCAAATGGCCTTTCCGTGTTGATGGATAAGCCAGTATCAACACACACCGACATTTCTACCGAGGGGCACCTGGCACGGCAGCTAGTCCAGGATTACGAGGATCTTTCCACCTTATACGAACGTGCTCGACAGGCCAATCCGCGCCTCTGCTTTGCCATGATGGTTCAGAGGAGATATCAGACATCCTTCAACCTCATCAGGGACCGCCTCCAGGATTGCTTTGCGCAGACCAATTGCCCTGTGACTAACATTCAATCCTTTCATTCTGATGGCCAGTGGCGTATGCCCACCGAAATGGTGGATCAGCTGTACCACCCATACATGCAAGGTTACGGAAAGTGCTCGCACAGTGGATACCATTACTTCGATATCGTCCCGTTTCTGCTGGAGGCGGCGGCAAGTCCGGAAAAAAATGTCGACAATATGGATGTATATTCAAACTTTGTTAGACCTAATGACTTCATGGCGCAGCTTACGACTGCCGATCACGAAAAGTTGTTTGGTTCTGAAAATTTCGGCATGTATAACAAATACAGTGATGATCAATTTGCCACATTGGCCAGTAAATTTGGTGAAGTGGATGCCTTCTGTAACCTCTCCTTCAAAAAAGGACGGAGGGTCATCACGGTGGCCAGTATTAACTTGTGCCATAACGGCTTTTCCACCCGTGACTGGGTGACGGCGGAGGGGCGGGATCTTTATCAAGGCAACGGGCGGGTTGGGCATGAGGCCCATGTGATCCAGCAGGGGCCTTTTCAGACTCTTCATTTCCACTCCTATAAATCAAAGGAAAACGTGGCCAACGCCCGTCAGGCTGGCGGCAAAGAGCATTTGGAAATATTTATCTTTAGAAACCACAAAATGATTGGCGGATTGCCTGTGGAGAAATTGGATCTGGACGCGATCCAGGCACTCGAGCAGCCCCTGAGCGACATGAGAGACAAGGCCAAGGCCAAGGTCATCATGGACTTCCTTCGGGCGCACCGGGGGGAAGTTCCCCAGGAGGAGTTATGCACCGATTTTCGCAGATCCAGGCCTGCCGTCCGGATAGCCGCCGCCATCTACGAATCAGCTGCGGCCGCCTTTCACGGAAGTAATCAGATAATAAACGCACCATTTTGCTTAGAGCCTATAGCGCCTATAAGAAAACCTAATAAATAG
- a CDS encoding carbamoyltransferase C-terminal domain-containing protein, with protein MKKFIFGINCPVLPDGSITYDGNVACLKDGKPLVALAEERISRKKYDGSFKQSFEFILDRFKITPDEIEAIAICSFAQPMSYVGPYPPNIEVVFGNLLEARLPLHYVQSHHQAHAMAAASQCPFTDALIVIVDHTGNLFGAPEVNRLELNPAEQTSYYLLRDSQITLVARDHDQPGDAGYGRVYGDITCQLGFNSYRESGKTMGLASFGDAGQLAGHHLFSPDDQGRERSSVAEEGYAEDDTKAFADWFQKGGRKIPSRRQSNGLIRPFDMHLAAWVQQEVQTSIERRTKALLAECGVSNVCMVGGVAMNSVMNAYLEETLGVSIFVPPSPGDAGLALGAAACYLYEKNRTVPAFGCNPYLGPAYDQEEMRLAIQENGSGFRVFVVDDVAQVAAEALMAGKMIGWFQGSSEYGPRALGNRSILASPRNVWTKEILNSQIKLREWFRPYAPVVRLEDAHRYFDLRSPVPHMMKTARVTGKAYQDLPACVHVDGTARVQTVTHEANPLLYELLGAIGERSGAPVLLNTSFNLAGMPIVESPADAIKCFNAAIGIDWLVMGNYILQKETA; from the coding sequence ATGAAAAAATTCATTTTCGGCATCAATTGCCCCGTTCTTCCTGACGGTTCTATTACATATGATGGCAATGTGGCCTGCCTAAAAGACGGCAAACCATTGGTAGCTCTGGCTGAAGAGCGAATTTCTAGAAAGAAATATGATGGATCATTCAAACAATCATTTGAATTTATTTTAGATCGATTTAAAATTACGCCCGATGAAATTGAGGCCATAGCCATTTGCAGTTTTGCTCAACCGATGAGCTATGTTGGGCCATATCCGCCAAATATTGAAGTCGTCTTCGGGAATCTGCTCGAGGCCCGGCTTCCGCTCCACTATGTGCAATCCCATCACCAAGCCCATGCCATGGCGGCGGCCAGCCAGTGTCCGTTCACGGATGCCCTGATTGTAATCGTCGACCATACCGGCAACCTCTTCGGTGCCCCCGAAGTTAACCGTCTTGAGCTAAATCCCGCCGAACAAACAAGTTACTATCTTCTACGGGATAGTCAGATCACCCTTGTGGCGCGAGATCATGACCAGCCAGGGGATGCCGGCTATGGACGGGTGTATGGAGACATCACCTGCCAATTGGGTTTCAACAGCTACCGGGAATCCGGGAAAACCATGGGTCTCGCCTCCTTCGGTGACGCCGGACAACTGGCTGGACACCACCTTTTCTCCCCAGACGATCAAGGGCGCGAGCGCTCTTCGGTAGCCGAAGAGGGTTATGCCGAGGACGACACGAAGGCCTTCGCTGACTGGTTCCAGAAGGGGGGAAGGAAAATTCCTTCCCGGCGGCAAAGTAACGGGTTGATCCGGCCATTTGATATGCATCTGGCTGCCTGGGTCCAGCAGGAAGTCCAGACCTCCATTGAGAGAAGAACCAAGGCGTTGCTTGCCGAGTGCGGGGTCAGCAATGTCTGCATGGTAGGCGGGGTGGCGATGAACTCCGTCATGAATGCCTATCTTGAAGAAACCCTAGGGGTGAGCATTTTCGTTCCGCCTTCTCCGGGAGATGCCGGACTGGCGCTGGGCGCAGCGGCATGCTACCTGTACGAGAAGAATCGAACGGTTCCCGCCTTCGGGTGCAATCCCTATCTGGGGCCAGCGTACGACCAGGAGGAAATGCGCCTGGCGATCCAGGAGAATGGTTCAGGATTCAGGGTTTTTGTCGTGGATGACGTTGCCCAGGTGGCGGCAGAGGCGTTGATGGCTGGCAAGATGATCGGCTGGTTCCAGGGAAGCAGCGAATATGGCCCGAGAGCTTTGGGCAATCGCAGCATCCTAGCTTCGCCCCGGAACGTTTGGACGAAGGAGATTCTCAATAGCCAAATTAAATTACGGGAGTGGTTCCGCCCCTATGCGCCAGTAGTCCGGTTAGAGGATGCACATCGCTATTTCGATCTTCGCTCGCCCGTCCCACACATGATGAAAACGGCGCGGGTAACCGGGAAGGCATATCAGGACCTCCCGGCCTGTGTCCACGTGGATGGTACCGCCCGCGTGCAGACTGTAACCCATGAGGCCAATCCCCTTTTGTACGAATTGTTGGGCGCAATTGGTGAGCGGTCCGGAGCGCCTGTGCTGCTCAATACCAGCTTCAATCTCGCTGGGATGCCCATCGTCGAATCGCCAGCAGACGCAATCAAGTGCTTCAATGCGGCCATCGGCATCGATTGGCTTGTCATGGGGAATTATATCCTCCAGAAGGAGACCGCCTGA
- a CDS encoding class I SAM-dependent methyltransferase — protein MNKESHAANLKFWDELADLHVGSSHYNVKAFLESGCTLRSVECEELGDVFGKRLLHLQCHFGLDTLSWAGRGAEVTGVDFSSAAIAIAERLSRQTGLPARFLCLPVEDLDILLDSTFDVIFTSYGVLTWLQALEPWAATISRLLKKGGVFYIVDEHPIAKVFAATGKDHQRFAMGEWQPYWHAPTPTACAFQHSYAEPTIALKNTTQFLWRHPLSEIINSLVSSHLQIEFLHEFPKSFYQVYQDMAIDQEGWWILEKHKESIPLMFSIKAHKQ, from the coding sequence TTGAACAAAGAATCCCATGCAGCAAACCTCAAATTCTGGGACGAGCTGGCAGACCTTCACGTTGGTTCATCCCATTACAACGTAAAGGCCTTCCTTGAAAGCGGCTGCACCCTGCGCAGCGTGGAGTGCGAGGAACTGGGCGATGTATTCGGAAAGCGGCTGTTGCACCTTCAATGTCACTTCGGGTTGGATACCCTGTCCTGGGCAGGTCGCGGGGCCGAGGTCACGGGCGTCGATTTTTCATCGGCCGCTATTGCCATCGCAGAGCGTCTCAGCCGGCAGACTGGTTTGCCCGCTCGCTTCCTCTGCCTGCCGGTCGAAGACCTCGATATTCTTCTGGACTCGACTTTTGATGTGATTTTTACATCCTACGGCGTCCTGACGTGGCTGCAAGCGCTTGAACCCTGGGCTGCGACCATTAGCCGTCTGCTGAAAAAGGGCGGGGTATTCTATATAGTTGATGAGCATCCCATCGCAAAAGTCTTCGCCGCCACAGGGAAGGACCACCAGCGCTTCGCAATGGGGGAATGGCAACCATACTGGCATGCCCCGACACCAACGGCTTGTGCCTTCCAACATTCCTATGCCGAACCAACCATTGCCCTTAAAAATACGACGCAGTTTCTATGGCGGCACCCGCTTTCTGAAATCATAAATAGCCTTGTATCATCTCATCTTCAAATTGAATTTCTTCATGAATTTCCAAAATCATTTTACCAAGTCTATCAAGATATGGCTATAGATCAGGAAGGATGGTGGATTTTAGAAAAACATAAAGAATCTATCCCACTTATGTTTTCGATCAAAGCGCACAAACAATAA
- a CDS encoding aminotransferase class V-fold PLP-dependent enzyme, protein MPLASAREIERFTIKEQRPWQMRWEEDFLGVQARLRGACAELSGANVADISIAPCTSAALQCVAWGFPWQPGDEILLPQGEFPSNHLPWNSLASRGVVRRILPLWPGHKAGSLALGSTPPDTDSGPYEARIIQAIGPKTRMLALSWVRFQDGLKLDLQTLGLACEARGVHLIVDGIQAAGTSVLDLKGVSAFASGGQKGLLGPQGQGFLWTHPALRARLAPCGTWLAKAVRSFDSIDIGEDRDLLVEDGRRLEMGGPSLLGCSALCEAIRMLLKPGIARIERHIGRLQDRLLDGLQEKPLWAAEARRLLALKKAGRLGSLLSFHHSGIGLPNLESRLARSREHRITASLREGYLRIAFHGWHSLDDVDRTLAWLREG, encoded by the coding sequence ATGCCCTTGGCTTCGGCACGGGAAATTGAGAGATTCACCATTAAGGAACAGCGTCCTTGGCAGATGCGCTGGGAAGAGGACTTTCTCGGAGTGCAGGCCCGTTTGCGCGGGGCCTGTGCGGAACTGTCGGGAGCCAATGTTGCCGATATCAGCATTGCGCCGTGCACCTCTGCCGCCCTGCAGTGCGTGGCCTGGGGGTTTCCCTGGCAGCCTGGTGATGAAATCCTCCTGCCTCAGGGTGAATTTCCCAGCAACCACCTGCCCTGGAATTCCTTGGCATCCCGGGGAGTGGTCCGCAGGATCCTGCCCCTTTGGCCGGGCCACAAAGCGGGCAGCCTGGCATTAGGTTCCACGCCACCAGATACCGACTCCGGACCCTACGAGGCCAGGATCATCCAGGCCATCGGGCCGAAGACCCGCATGTTAGCCCTCTCCTGGGTTCGTTTTCAGGACGGCCTCAAGCTGGACCTTCAAACACTTGGGCTGGCATGCGAGGCGAGGGGGGTCCACCTGATCGTAGACGGTATCCAGGCAGCCGGCACCTCAGTGCTTGACTTGAAGGGCGTGAGCGCCTTTGCCTCGGGGGGTCAGAAGGGGCTGCTGGGGCCCCAGGGACAGGGCTTTCTCTGGACCCACCCTGCATTGCGGGCCAGGCTGGCACCATGTGGAACTTGGCTCGCCAAGGCGGTCAGGTCTTTCGATTCCATCGACATCGGGGAAGACCGAGACCTTTTGGTTGAGGACGGTCGGCGGCTGGAAATGGGCGGCCCCTCGCTGCTGGGCTGCAGCGCCCTGTGTGAAGCCATCCGAATGCTATTGAAACCCGGCATTGCCCGGATCGAAAGGCATATCGGCCGGCTCCAGGATCGGTTGCTCGATGGCCTTCAGGAAAAACCATTGTGGGCTGCTGAGGCACGCCGGCTCCTCGCCTTGAAGAAGGCCGGCCGTCTCGGCTCCCTCCTCAGTTTCCACCATTCGGGCATCGGATTGCCGAACCTGGAAAGTCGCCTTGCCCGCAGCCGGGAGCACAGGATCACCGCCAGCCTTCGCGAAGGCTACCTTCGGATTGCATTTCATGGGTGGCATTCACTGGATGACGTGGACCGGACCCTGGCTTGGTTACGCGAAGGTTGA
- a CDS encoding phosphate acyltransferase: MVWGVRDGRLAKLAPPQETSTDRFNSTPSWSPPSARSHYPAPTGRQALPLLDLHARKVGCNIAERFGGAMANEPSLQALAKPGNYLNRGRTAEDLAKTVILTVLQTAPRGPFTLQELILGGPPKPNTIHGICRDSHRGDPAVHLFGADVNRA, from the coding sequence ATGGTTTGGGGGGTACGGGATGGGCGACTCGCAAAATTGGCCCCCCCACAGGAAACATCGACGGACCGATTCAATTCGACGCCGTCATGGTCCCCGCCATCGGCCAGAAGCCATTATCCTGCTCCAACTGGCCGGCAAGCCCTCCCGCTCCTGGACCTGCACGCCCGCAAAGTCGGCTGCAACATTGCTGAACGGTTCGGCGGGGCGATGGCAAACGAACCGTCCCTGCAGGCTCTGGCCAAGCCAGGCAATTACCTCAACCGGGGGCGCACGGCGGAGGACCTGGCGAAAACGGTCATCCTGACGGTGCTGCAGACGGCCCCGCGAGGGCCTTTTACGCTTCAAGAGTTGATACTTGGGGGTCCGCCGAAACCGAACACCATTCACGGAATTTGTCGAGACAGCCACAGGGGAGATCCTGCTGTTCACCTTTTCGGGGCTGATGTGAACCGTGCTTGA
- a CDS encoding DUF2188 domain-containing protein yields MKCGWDAKRVNAERPSSHLKYEADAVSSAREVSHNQHTERVTH; encoded by the coding sequence TTGAAATGCGGTTGGGATGCCAAACGTGTTAATGCCGAACGTCCAAGCAGCCATCTGAAGTATGAGGCCGATGCCGTATCCTCTGCCCGCGAGGTCAGTCACAACCAGCACACGGAACGTGTGACTCATTAG
- a CDS encoding NADH:flavin oxidoreductase/NADH oxidase: protein MAGLFDPYALKGVTLRNRIAVPPMCQYMAEEGRATEWHRVHYASLARGGAGLVVVEATAVSPEGRITWADLGLWNDAQASALAPIVEGIRAAGAVPGIQIGHAGRKASANRPWEGDDHIPLGQPRAWETLAPSPLAFGKALSRVPRALTLDEIGRIQADTVAAARRARDLGFQWLQLHMAHGYLAQEFFSPLANHRTDAYGGSAENRARFLIETFRAVREVWPEDRVLNVRLGVVEFHGDDEALFRESADLLNRMKEAGLDFVDVSMGFNTPEAQIPWGPGMLLPVTGRMREATGLPVGTSWNLSHDPREADALLREGRLDLYTLGRTFLDDPHWPFHAARELGFEDAAARTLPPPYAHWISRYR from the coding sequence ATGGCCGGACTGTTCGATCCCTACGCCCTGAAGGGCGTCACCCTGCGCAACCGCATCGCGGTGCCGCCCATGTGCCAGTACATGGCCGAGGAGGGCCGGGCCACGGAATGGCACCGCGTCCACTACGCCTCCTTGGCCCGGGGCGGGGCCGGCCTCGTCGTCGTGGAGGCCACGGCGGTCTCGCCCGAGGGGCGCATCACCTGGGCGGACCTGGGCCTGTGGAACGACGCCCAGGCCTCGGCCCTGGCGCCCATCGTGGAGGGCATCCGGGCCGCCGGCGCCGTGCCCGGCATCCAGATCGGCCACGCGGGGCGCAAGGCCTCCGCCAACCGCCCCTGGGAGGGGGACGACCACATCCCCCTGGGCCAGCCCCGCGCCTGGGAGACCCTGGCCCCCTCGCCCCTGGCCTTCGGCAAGGCCCTGTCCCGGGTGCCGCGGGCCCTTACCCTCGATGAGATCGGCCGGATCCAGGCCGATACGGTGGCGGCGGCGCGCCGGGCCCGGGACCTGGGCTTCCAGTGGCTCCAGCTGCACATGGCCCACGGCTACCTGGCCCAGGAATTCTTCTCGCCCCTGGCCAACCATCGCACCGACGCCTACGGGGGCAGCGCCGAAAACCGCGCGCGCTTCCTCATCGAGACCTTCCGGGCCGTGCGCGAGGTGTGGCCCGAGGACCGGGTGCTCAACGTCCGCCTCGGCGTGGTGGAATTCCACGGCGACGACGAGGCCCTGTTCCGGGAATCCGCGGACCTCCTCAACCGCATGAAGGAGGCCGGCCTGGATTTCGTGGACGTGTCCATGGGCTTCAACACGCCCGAGGCGCAGATCCCCTGGGGCCCCGGCATGCTGCTGCCCGTCACGGGCCGCATGCGCGAGGCCACGGGCCTGCCCGTGGGGACCAGCTGGAACCTGAGCCACGATCCCCGGGAGGCCGACGCCCTCCTGCGGGAAGGGCGACTGGACCTATACACCCTCGGCAGGACCTTCCTGGACGACCCCCACTGGCCCTTCCACGCCGCGCGGGAACTGGGCTTCGAGGACGCCGCGGCCCGCACCCTGCCGCCGCCCTACGCGCACTGGATCTCCCGCTACCGCTGA
- a CDS encoding MarR family winged helix-turn-helix transcriptional regulator has translation MAPQSPAGSAQARNWGSLSLLHERVQAHLERVLGEGFDLSAREYALLEVLSRQHEGPGGHLQMKQVADSVLLSQSATTRLVTRLEERGLMARFFCPTDRRGIYTQVTPAGFAVLEKARPAHDRALEEALSAARREPAFQPLVAALDAFWKAPGA, from the coding sequence ATGGCCCCACAATCCCCCGCAGGTTCGGCCCAGGCCCGGAACTGGGGGAGCCTGTCCCTGCTCCACGAACGTGTCCAGGCCCACCTGGAGCGGGTCCTGGGCGAGGGCTTCGACCTGTCGGCCCGGGAGTACGCCCTCCTGGAGGTGCTCAGCCGCCAGCACGAGGGGCCGGGGGGCCACCTCCAGATGAAGCAGGTGGCCGATTCGGTCCTCCTGAGCCAGAGCGCCACGACGCGCCTGGTGACCCGGCTGGAGGAGCGGGGCCTGATGGCGCGGTTCTTCTGCCCCACGGACCGCCGGGGCATCTACACCCAGGTCACCCCCGCGGGCTTCGCCGTCCTGGAGAAGGCGCGGCCGGCCCACGACCGGGCCCTGGAGGAAGCCCTTTCGGCGGCCCGCCGGGAGCCCGCCTTCCAACCCCTGGTCGCCGCCCTCGATGCCTTCTGGAAGGCCCCCGGGGCCTGA
- a CDS encoding pentapeptide repeat-containing protein, whose amino-acid sequence MHLTRPAAVALLLCLNLVPAGAETTYGLPAGVKPGDVGPMGPGKTGMRLVGGHLVGPKARLEGADLRGADFSGCDLTGARLDGADCTGASFRGAILTGASLKGTRMFMADCYLAQDLFLDEAEVHPFFEPANGDEDLGSLRFYLTSDNEQDKGEPRFPVASPFGGIFWLEGTQGLLRHLSPTGPKYALHTRGGNTVLQAIAGDSAGRLWVFGDQNFGWLPFSDFGPRPPKDGGRHHRLPTESGLAAFAVSSGTRGDVLVSHPGFLRHYKFNEAEMLLDTISKVGVGTETTVGVPNRDGTRVFIVGPESPVIVGRNTGGAGGVTVAVPKGCRINRMARGAGSRLWFTQAGKHEGVGWYDEATRAFVFHELAPLPGGGARTPWALAPDGQGNMWFTQQGTSSLGRVTPAGVITEYPLPIGFRAQDIVPGPNGRMLFTVEGEPLIGSVLTVPPAPASPPVPAKASVAVPVETKASAGWTIPNYAPRPERRKPLTDGERRELHIRRLLAAESRFEAQEEPQATPVEEVKTPAAVPASLAGPQERLASLDVNLSPGAIRSILAKHGFGRRPDKSQFAPGFSTPEGLAALIAEGMENAGAIARVRITDAEGHFLTFCTHPHVGTRDGAEGPTGRFVVRTVRHFNGESYEHDVIGAYPTR is encoded by the coding sequence ATGCACCTTACGCGCCCTGCGGCCGTCGCTCTGCTTCTCTGTCTGAATCTGGTCCCGGCCGGCGCCGAAACCACGTACGGCCTTCCCGCGGGCGTGAAACCCGGCGACGTGGGTCCCATGGGGCCGGGGAAGACGGGCATGAGGCTGGTGGGGGGCCACCTGGTGGGGCCCAAGGCCCGCTTGGAGGGGGCGGACCTCCGGGGGGCGGATTTCTCCGGGTGCGATCTCACGGGGGCGCGCCTGGACGGGGCGGACTGCACGGGGGCCAGCTTTCGCGGAGCGATCCTCACGGGGGCCTCGTTGAAGGGGACCCGCATGTTCATGGCGGACTGCTACCTGGCCCAGGACCTGTTCCTGGACGAGGCGGAGGTGCACCCCTTCTTCGAGCCCGCGAACGGGGACGAGGACCTGGGATCCCTGCGTTTCTATCTGACCAGCGATAACGAGCAGGACAAGGGGGAGCCGCGCTTCCCCGTGGCTTCGCCCTTCGGCGGGATATTCTGGCTGGAAGGAACCCAGGGCCTCCTGCGGCACCTTTCGCCCACGGGACCCAAGTACGCGTTGCACACCAGGGGAGGGAACACGGTCCTGCAGGCCATTGCGGGGGATTCGGCAGGCCGGCTGTGGGTGTTCGGGGACCAGAATTTCGGCTGGCTCCCCTTCAGCGACTTCGGCCCCAGGCCACCGAAGGACGGGGGCCGGCACCACCGGCTTCCCACGGAATCGGGGCTCGCGGCCTTCGCCGTGTCGAGCGGCACCCGGGGCGACGTCCTGGTCTCCCATCCCGGCTTCCTGCGGCATTACAAGTTCAACGAGGCCGAAATGCTGTTGGATACCATCTCCAAGGTGGGCGTTGGGACCGAAACCACCGTGGGCGTCCCCAACCGGGACGGCACCCGCGTCTTCATCGTGGGTCCAGAGAGCCCGGTAATCGTGGGCCGGAACACAGGGGGCGCGGGTGGCGTCACGGTGGCGGTGCCCAAGGGATGCCGGATCAACCGAATGGCCCGCGGTGCGGGAAGCCGGCTGTGGTTCACCCAGGCGGGCAAGCATGAGGGGGTTGGGTGGTACGACGAGGCCACACGGGCGTTCGTCTTCCACGAGCTCGCCCCGCTTCCGGGCGGTGGGGCCCGCACGCCCTGGGCCCTCGCCCCGGACGGCCAGGGCAACATGTGGTTCACGCAGCAGGGCACGTCCAGCCTCGGCCGGGTGACGCCCGCGGGGGTGATCACCGAATACCCGCTGCCCATCGGTTTCCGGGCCCAGGATATCGTGCCCGGCCCGAACGGGCGGATGCTCTTCACCGTGGAGGGGGAGCCCCTCATCGGCTCCGTGCTCACGGTGCCGCCGGCCCCGGCTTCTCCCCCGGTCCCGGCGAAGGCTTCGGTCGCGGTCCCGGTGGAGACCAAGGCCTCCGCCGGCTGGACGATCCCGAATTACGCGCCCCGGCCGGAGCGGCGCAAGCCCCTCACGGACGGGGAACGCCGTGAACTGCACATCAGGCGGCTCCTGGCGGCGGAATCCAGGTTCGAGGCCCAGGAGGAGCCCCAGGCCACCCCGGTGGAGGAGGTGAAAACCCCGGCGGCGGTTCCCGCCTCCCTGGCTGGACCCCAGGAGAGGCTCGCGTCCCTGGACGTCAACCTGTCCCCCGGGGCCATCCGGAGCATCCTGGCCAAGCATGGCTTCGGTCGGCGGCCCGACAAGAGCCAGTTCGCGCCCGGGTTCAGCACCCCCGAAGGGCTCGCCGCCCTCATCGCCGAGGGCATGGAGAACGCGGGCGCCATCGCCCGGGTGCGCATCACGGACGCCGAGGGCCACTTCCTGACCTTCTGCACCCACCCCCATGTGGGCACCCGCGACGGGGCCGAGGGCCCCACCGGCCGCTTCGTGGTGCGCACCGTCCGGCACTTCAACGGGGAATCCTACGAGCACGACGTGATCGGGGCCTATCCCACGCGCTAG